A genomic window from Desulfuromonadales bacterium includes:
- a CDS encoding SRPBCC domain-containing protein yields the protein MATGKSPATGSAGSELVITRVFKAPRDLVWQAWTEPETMKRWWGPKGFTAPVCRIDLRVGGVYHNCMRSPEGQDFWSTGIYREIVPSERLVCTDSFADAQGNVVPATHYGMSADFPLELLVTVTFEELDGQTRLTLKHVGLPPGKDLDDCRDGWSESFDKLAEVLAKA from the coding sequence ATGGCCACAGGAAAAAGTCCCGCCACGGGGTCAGCAGGATCGGAGCTCGTCATCACCCGCGTCTTCAAGGCGCCGCGCGATCTCGTGTGGCAGGCATGGACCGAACCCGAGACGATGAAGCGCTGGTGGGGGCCGAAAGGCTTCACGGCCCCAGTCTGCAGGATCGATCTGCGCGTGGGCGGGGTCTATCACAACTGCATGCGTTCGCCCGAGGGTCAGGACTTCTGGAGCACCGGCATCTATCGCGAGATCGTGCCGTCGGAGCGACTGGTCTGCACGGATTCATTCGCGGACGCACAGGGCAACGTCGTCCCGGCTACGCACTACGGCATGAGTGCCGACTTCCCCCTGGAATTGCTGGTGACGGTGACCTTCGAGGAACTGGATGGGCAGACCAGGCTCACCCTGAAGCACGTCGGCCTGCCGCCCGGCAAGGACCTGGACGACTGCCGGGACGGCTGGAGCGAATCGTTCGACAAGCTGGCCGAAGTTCTGGCGAAGGCATGA